The genomic window GCGCCCTGGGCCACCCGCTACGAGGCTGAAGACATGAACGTACCAACCTCTCATCCCATCGAGGCCCGCGGGCTCCGGAAGACCTTCCACGGTCGCCCGCGCGTCGACGACGTGTCCTTCACCGTCGACCCCGGCCGGGTCGTCGGACTCCTCGGCCCCAACGGTGCCGGGAAGACCACCACCATCCGTCTGCTCCTCGGTCTGGTCCGTCCTGACGCGGGCGACGGTCTCATCCTCGGCCGCCCGTACCGCCAGCTCGAGCACCCCGCTCGTTCCATCGGCGCCGTCCTCGACGCCGGTGGACTCCACCCGGCCCGCACCGGGCGGCAGCACCTCCGCATCGCCGCCGCACGGATCGGGGTCGACGCGGCCCGGATCGACGCGGTCCTCACCGAGGTGGGGATGACTCGCGACGCCGACCGTCCTGCGGCCGGGTATTCGCTCGGCATGCGTCAGCGGATCGCGATCGCCGCAGCCCTCCTCGGCGAGCCGGCCGTGCTCATCCTCGACGAGCCGTCGAACGGTCTGGACCCGGCCGGCATGCAGTGGCTGCGACGCCGGCTGCGTGCGTTCGCCGACGCGGGTGGGACGGTGCTGCTCTCGTCCCACCTTCTGTCCGATGTCCAGGACATCGCGGACGACGTGGTCGTCATCACCGACGGTCGCGTGCTGGCCCAGTCGTCGATGGTCGACATCCTCGCCGCATCGGGCGGTGACCTCGAGGCGTACTACCTCCAGGTCACCGGAACCGCCCAGCTCACCGAGAACAGGGAGGTGCGCTGATGTTCCGCGCTGAACTCATCGGGCTCGTCACCACGACCGCGACGAAGGTCACCGCGGCGGTCGCCGTCGCGGGACTCATCGTCACGCAACTCGCCTTCGTCACCCTCATGCCCGCCCTCGCCGACGGCGACATCGGTCCTGGCCTCGATGCCCTCGGGAGCGACTTCCCCGTCCTGGACCTCGCCTCCCGCGCCGTCCAACTCGACGCGCTCAACCCCCTCGGTGCGTCGATGGGCAGCGGCTCCATCGGCGTCGCACTCCTGGCGATCACTTTGCTCGGTGTGCTCGCCGGCACGAGTGACGACCGCTACGGCGGCATCGTCGGTGCTGTCCTCGCTTCACCCAAGCGGTTCCGCATCGTCGCAGCCAAGGCGGGCGCGGTCGCACTCGCCGGCGTCGCCCTCGGTGTCGTGCTCGCCCTCGTCAGTCTGGTCACGCTCGTGATCACCCTTGCAGCGACTGGAACGCCCTTCGTCCTCGGTCTCCCTGACCTTGCAGCACGGTTCGGGCTCGGTGTCCTCG from Plantibacter flavus includes these protein-coding regions:
- a CDS encoding ABC transporter ATP-binding protein, with protein sequence MNVPTSHPIEARGLRKTFHGRPRVDDVSFTVDPGRVVGLLGPNGAGKTTTIRLLLGLVRPDAGDGLILGRPYRQLEHPARSIGAVLDAGGLHPARTGRQHLRIAAARIGVDAARIDAVLTEVGMTRDADRPAAGYSLGMRQRIAIAAALLGEPAVLILDEPSNGLDPAGMQWLRRRLRAFADAGGTVLLSSHLLSDVQDIADDVVVITDGRVLAQSSMVDILAASGGDLEAYYLQVTGTAQLTENREVR